The proteins below come from a single Conger conger chromosome 10, fConCon1.1, whole genome shotgun sequence genomic window:
- the si:ch211-102c2.4 gene encoding uncharacterized protein si:ch211-102c2.4 isoform X3 translates to MFLLFFTLIFVLTGQGQTRHHQTLHCTHHSSQRSLHRVWCKQSSELCCSGFAFANGQQTLENGDLQVHQEQDSFSVTALRLDQGNGVYWCGLLDNNSTIIRLAEQYFSQTTCTVWSIIRWVLMPLLPLMVAFTHFYTSRNAHKQVSPL, encoded by the exons ATGTTCCTGTTGTTCTTCACTCTGATCTTTGTCCTTACAG GCCAGGGTCAGACGCGGCACCACCAGACCCTGCACTGCACGCACCATTCCAGCCAGCGGAGCCTGCACAGGGTGTGGTGCAAGCAGAGCTCTGAGTTGTGCTGCAGCGGGTTTGCTTTCGCAAACGGACAGCAAACGCTGGAGAACGGGGACCTGCAGGTGCACCAGGAGCAGGACTCCTTCTCTGTCACTGCCTTGCGGCTGGACCAAGGAAACGGGGTCTACTGGTGCGGCCTACTGGACAATAACAGCACCATTATTAGACTGGCTGAGCAGTACTTCTCCCAAA CCACCTGTACTGTTTGGAGCATCATTCGATGGGTCCTGATGCCACTGCTACCCCTGATGGTCGCCTTCACTCACTTTTACACCAGCC